In a genomic window of Penaeus vannamei isolate JL-2024 chromosome 10, ASM4276789v1, whole genome shotgun sequence:
- the cry gene encoding cryptochrome-1 — protein MTKTSVHWFRHGLRLHDNPALLESVKDCEKFYAIFIHDGETAGTEVSGYNRMQFLTESLCDLDEQLRAVGGQLFVFKGKPTAVIKMLHAEIGITRLTFEQDCEAIWNKRDNQVRSQCKELGIEIVEKIAHTLWDPFEIIDCNGGQPPLTYEMFVQVSAVLGPPERPVPDVKWDDVIFGEISDELAMKLQLCPHIPTPAELGWNRECDEQSAYIGGETAALAHLQKRLKIEENAFRDCYILPNQVNPDILGEPMSMSAALRFGCLSVRKFYWNIQDIYFELHKEIKPPFHSLTAQLIWREFFYCMSANNEAYNRMKGNPICIDIPWRKDDEHLKAWTEGRTGYPFIDACMRQLRKEGWIHHVCRTAVACFLTRGDLWISWEDGLHVFLKYLIDADWSVCAGNWMWVSSSAFERQLDCSTCICPVNYGKRIEPTGDYIRRYVPELASLPQDYIFEPWLAPKSVQEAYKCIIGQDYPERIVIHAEASKANRKMMESIREKMAVKPPHCCPSNVKETRVFLRLPEACYHNVL, from the exons ATGACTAAGACTTCAGTGCACTGGTTCAGGCATGGGTTGAGGCTCCATGACAACCCAGCTTTATTAGAATCAGTGAAAGACTGTGAAAAGTTTTATGCCATATTCATTCATGATGGAGAAACAGCAG ggACCGAGGTTTCGGGTTATAACCGCATGCAGTTTTTGACGGAATCACTGTGTGATTTGGATGAACAGCTACGAGCAGTTGGTGGTCAGCTGTTTGTATTCAAAGGAAAACCAACAGCTGTAATTAAGATGCTTCATGCTGAAATTGGAATAACTCGTTTGACCTTTGAACAG gACTGTGAGGCAATATGGAATAAACGGGACAATCAGGTACGAAGTCAGTGCAAAGAGCTCGGCATAGAGATCGTGGAGAAAATTGCTCACACCCTTTGGGATCCTTTTGAGATTATTGACTGTAATGGAGGTCAGCCACCACTGACCTATGAAATGTTTGTG CAAGTGTCAGCAGTATTAGGACCTCCAGAAAGGCCAGTACCTGATGTCAAGTGGGATGATGTAATCTTTGGAGAAATTTCAGACGAGCTTGCTATGAAGTTACAG CTGTGTCCCCACATCCCAACACCAGCGGAACTTGGTTGGAATAGAGAATGTGACGAACAGTCGGCATACATTGGTGGAGAGACGGCTGCTTTAGCACACCTGCAGAAGAGACTGAAGATTGAGGAGAATGCCTTTAG GGATTGCTATATCCTGCCAAACCAGGTCAACCCAGATATTCTCGGTGAACCTATGAGTATGTCGGCAGCTTTGAGATTTGGATGCCTCTCCGTCAGAAA ATTTTACTGGAATATTCAAGACATATATTTTGAGCTACACAAGGAGATAAAACCGCCCTTCCATTCCCTTACGGCTCAACTCATTTGGCGTGAATTCTTCTACTGCATGTCTGCCAACAATGAAGCT TATAACAGAATGAAAGGAAATCCCATTTGCATCGACATCCCGTGGAGGAAGGACGATGAGCATTTGAAGGCGTGGACGGAGGGACGCACAGGTTATCCTTTCATTGATGCCTGCATGAGGCAGCTTCGCAAG gAGGGATGGATCCACCATGTGTGTAGGACAGCTGTTGCGTGTTTCTTGACCAGAGGAGACCTGTGGATTAGCTGGGAAGATGGACTGCAT GTGTTTCTGAAATACCTCATTGACGCAGACTGGTCTGTCTGTGCTGGAAACTGGATGTGGGTCAGCTCCTCGGCCTTTGAACGCCAGCTGGATTGCTCTACCTGCATATGCCCCGTGAACTATGGCAAAAGAATTGAACCAACAGGGGATTATATCAG ACGATATGTTCCTGAATTAGCTTCACTGCCACAAGATTACATTTTTGAGCCCTGGCTTGCTCCAAAATCTGTACAAGAAGCATACAAGTGCATCATAGGACAAGATTATCCTGAACGTATAGTCATTCATGCAGAGGCATCCAAGGCAAACAGGAAG